The DNA region GAGCCGATAGGCCTCTATAATCGATTTATAATCACTTTGTatgtctttgaaaaaatcatcaacccaTTTCCTGTTGAAATGTTTCTCGTCCCTACAAATTTTATTGCAAACCCATTTCACTACTTTAACACGTAGTCTGTGAATTGTATGCTCGGCATCCTCGAACATCACCCTCTCTATTTCATCCTGTataatcctctgaagttttttaaaacagGATTTATTTGTTTTACGCGTTTCACTTCCCACGGAAAGTAAAAAATCCTCATAAAACTCTTTCGACGCACCAAGCTCCTTTTGCATTTTTCCAGTTTTAAGTTTCACCAAATCTCCTGTTCCCAACACTTTAGTCAGCATACAGTCGACAtcgaaactttcaaaaatatccgATACCTTCCCACTCAGCGGAAGATTCGTCATTAACACGTTCCACCAGATTTGCTTTCCCCGTTGAGGTGCGGCTAGTTTTCTGCACTCTTTGAACGATTTACTGTACTTGTAAAGTGAGAAGCGATCATCCTTTCCTTTCGATTGTAGCATACCTTCGGTCAGCGTTGGACTAACCGAGTCGTACTTAACCTGAACAAACACCTCCTCATTTCCCACCTTGAGCCAAATGTCGTCAAACTTGCCCACTTCCGGTTCCGGACGTTCTATACGCAGCTCGTAATCCTGGTGCGCAGGATACTTGTTGTGGGCTCGCACGAGCATGTACATCGTCATGAAGATCTGGTACTCGTTGCCCCGAAGTCCACAGTGAATTCCGGACGTGCGATTCGGTATGGTTTTCCTTGaggaaaactttaaattttatttgttcacCTCACTAAAATTTCGACTTACGCCTTTTTGGCTGGTGGTGCCATTtttcagcagaaaaaaaaacacttggaGAAACCCGGTTTTGCAGTTCTGCTCTAAAGCTGCGTAATCCAAAGAATGAATTTATTCACCGTTGCGTGAAGAGTTTTATTCACTTACGCAGATATGTACGGCACTGATAAGCCgtagtatttttgtttttgcaacggTCGATTGCTAATTGCAATGTGAGATTTTACTTTTAAGAAAGGAAGACAAGTCTTTTGAAAGTTAGTAAAGTTGATAGCGTCGAAACCAAATTTAAAAGAAGCAGAACTGCTAAATGCAAACAGTATAGGTTATCTTTAGACATTACATTAAGGCACgtctttattttaaataaaactttttttgtcatGCAAATCAACATGATGTGAAATTTGCTcgtttttaatttactttaataataagtaacttttttaatgGGTTGTGCAATTTCTAGGAAAAAAATTACTCCATGAGGCTATCCTTATCAGAATGTTTTGGCTTTGCTCACCTTTTGTGACTTCCATGAAGTCAACTCAATCCGTTTGTCGAACAAGTGTCGAAATCGTTCGTCGAATATTTAATTAAAGACCGTCAGCTCGCTGCTAGATACACGTAGGTGgtgataaaaatgtttgaaagctttcaaaatttcaacggaaatagaagtgcaatcaactgaaagaggatttaaaagcaattttctgCATTTTAGCAAGTttgagattttccaaaattagcaaaaaattgttttcacgTTTTTTAGATgattaattttatcaaaaaataagttCTTATAATCAAAGTCTAACCAAAGcaaagcaaatgtctgtgcgtgtggatggacgtagaattttttttctcactcacttttctcggaactggctcgaccgattttgtccggatctatgtttttggatttgccttcaggttctttaagtcttttttaaatttcatccggcttggtgcagtactttaaaagatatgttcgaaaaactgttttggttgatactaaaaagggtcattatttacataatttgaaagctccggcggatagctgtcggaactttacgctcaatgcacgcacacaaacactgcagtgctttcaaatggttcattaaatttatcatacctagatggcagcactcagatatatagtgtctttactaagtaagcgttagccaaagctttcgtagtgtgtggttgcaaggcttttaggaggaaggcagcaaccaccttccggtggattaagtaacgttttttaaataaggtcattgcaaatatttttcaaagtttttgtcactccacCACCCCCCATCCACCTttaaaattggtccaaaaaatcaatgggaaaaaatttttttcaaaagacttcaAAAATCCCACGAAAATAGAAGtaaaatcaactaaaaacaatgtaaaatgcatttttctgcattgataatcatatctcgacatttttttgattaggtcctataaacatatgaaagacaatagcatATTTATATATGGCAATAGAATGTTtaggctcgtttaaaaatgttttgaaatttcataaaatttcgatGCACCTTACagcaccttgaaaaaaaaaatcacataaagtaaaaaaaaaatcgtcaatacttagatattttggataccgtcatcaggtgacattaggtctgggggtgaaattgggtcatacaaatttcagcatttttgtatgacccaatatcacccctgatgacggtgtATGGTGTatgctgcccaccattgaaaaaacggctaatatccacttttggcaaaaacgagatattagcaccagttggtagaggatgttccaacgcatcttctggaactcgaatttcacttaaaaagtgtttagacttggctgccgatgcgaaaaaccaaacggctaatatgcaactcttatgggaaattgccttgacggagattttgtgacaaacactaaaacgcgtttttctcggaatacttgatttggcataatagccgaattttcaattatgggcagtataaTGCAttatttgcaattccgtcgtgaaactacttacttttcttgtcattcttgaAAGACGAAATTGCCTacctttctgtaccaaaaataaaagaatcaaatagcaacacttctcaaaataaatgctgaaatgggtgctgaaaagttgaacttttcagcacttgtttcgaaaagtaacactcttcaacatttttttatttaaacgatttattgacaaaatacataaaaacttgacttaaaatttcactggaTGGGTGATTttcggaaatgcaaaaaatgttgtatggaactcgttgcaaaactagattttttcaacattcgtcgtatttatccaattcggttaacctcgttggataaatgactcgtgctgaaaaaatcctctttctaaatctaaattttatttgatttgatcaGATTAGATTGGAAGACCTCAACATTTAAAAGAATATAGAAGTGTTAAAAACAGAAGCGTTAAAAACAGCTTTTCATAGCTCCTTTTCAATATTCATGCGTTTAGCTTcacatcaaaagttatttttgaaaaagaaatatttttaaaaaatcgacccTTTGCCCTTTTGacgttttgtccatttgaccttttggcattcggtCTTTCGTCCATTCGACATTttttccattcgaccttttgtcatacatttagTTTTTCAtgtgactgtttttttttttctatttttttattgtttttcacattttctaccaacaaacacaaaaaaatccgaatgttacatcatttatgatgtaacttGGATGTAACACATTTAAATTTagatgcaatttgatgtaaatttgcaacaaattatacgtaaaaacatgattttacgtgtaaTTTTACCGTTTGCGTCCAATCTCACGtctacatcaactgagtttacatgtgattcatgttTTCAGTATCGAGTAAATTAACACTTTTTTAtgcttaaataaaattatcatttaaattgtaaagaaaTGCTTAGaggcaacaaaaattactgcatacttattttcacataatatagagaaattttttagtatgtaACACAGCCAAAATTGACCCCAGAAAaggatgatatttttaaaagcattggcaAAGTAACACTTCCAACCTTGGAATTTTCTCAAGTTTTatgagttttagagtttttttgtaaaggtcctataaactattgggTTTTATATGTTTTCAGGCCCTTagctaaaaaaaactctgaagttcttctttccaatgctttttatacctagatcgaaaattggttgaaaatagatttttggcgaatttttagcTCGAAGCCTGCGGGGTTGGGTTGCAGATGGTTAAACAACACCAGTGTTATCGAAACATAATAGGAATAACGACGGTAAAGGAATTCAAacgaaatatataaaaaaaaaacaaaaaaacacgagaagtaaagtttatcgtagaacaaaatttgctcaaaacgacctcctgaacacgggaaaaataaaaatcatcgaaaaaaatttgAGCAGTAGAAGGTTAAACATAACTTCCATTTTTTATAATAATGATTAGAATGATGTTCGAAAAGTTCAACTTCTTCTCGAAAAACTCCTCAATCGCTTCCCCAAAGCCCCGCGCCAAACGCCACCGTACCGCTTCTCGGCCAGCTCGAACCCCAGAATGACCGGTGCCAGGCCCGTCACCCAACCCATCAGCTGCATCGCAAACAGGGCGTCCACCATGGCGATCGGATCAAAAACGCTATCGCCCAGGCAGGGCGGCTTCCCGGTGTAATGGGCTTCCGTTTCGCGCGCTTGAAAGCCCCTCTCCCGTAGCGCCAACAAGCTGAAGGTGGTTTGGGGAATGTGTGAGGATCGTTTGGTTTAGTGTGTCGCTTAGTGATCGTACCCGACTTTGATGTGCTCTACGTACGGGGAGTTCTTCGATATTGAGTAGTATCCGTTGAGCGGGATTAACTGATTGATCGCTTGCAAGTTACACTTTTCCTCCTCCTTGTAGTGATCGATCATGTAGCGGTAGATCAGGTTGGTATCGCCATGAAAGGCGTACAGACCCGCACGAATTCGATCAGCACCTTCCGGCAAGGGTACGAAGCCGTGCTCGTTGGTTTGGTTCGGCAATCACGAATGTTTGAAGAATTGCGGTTCAGAAACTTACCAGTGACTCACCCCGATGAAGATCCTGTTGATACGATCGTCCTGTACGGTCAGTTCCATTCCAGATGCACGCAAATCCCCCAGAGTACGAATCGTCCGCGACGGGGACTGTATCAAGCCCACGATGTTAGCGGAAAAGCTAATGTACAGGAACATCAGGCTGAACAACATCACCACGCTGAGCGTTCTGGAAGAGATCGTTCGCGACGCGATCAGTACCTCCTGCTGGCTGGCGAGACTGATCATGCTGAGCAAAACTCCGGCGAAGCTTCGGTCACGTGGGTTGTCGGTGTGGACCACTGCGCGATCAACGCGTATTATGACCACCTGGATAACCGTTGCCAGCAGGATAAGGCCCAGGATCGACAGCCAGACGCGGTAGTGGAAGGCCACTGCAAAGACGTTATGAGTATAGGACAGCTTCGGTGACCGGAATATGAACTTGTAGTCTAGCGGTCCAGTCATGGCTAGGAAGTGGACCTGCTTGAGTCGTTCGGTGGTAATGTATGTTGGCGTTGCGATCAAGTCCACGTCATCCCCTTGACGGGCGGCTTCCCAGGCCTTGAAGCACACGAAGTTGATCGTGACGTTGAGAAGGAAGGCCAACTGTTTGGTGAGTTCAACGTTCATCAAAGTTGCGCTTTGATCAGCCGAACTGTTGCAAACGATCGCGGCTTTGAGGATCACCCCCAAGTTGAGGTTTCGGGATGGAGTGATCATTTGGAGGGTTTCGTTCTGCCAGCTACCGATCAACTCTTCGATCAGCGGACCGTTAACGGTGTAACGAAAGACACTTTTGATATTGTAGCCATCGCCGGACTTGACCACGGCTAGGACTTTGCTTGCCACGGTTATGTTCTGCGATGCAAGGATGTTCAAAAACTATGAAGAGTTACTGTTGAAGTAAATCCACTGAATTTTTGAACGTTCTTTTTCTGACACAAACGATACATTTTGACAAGCTGTGTCCGTTACGATCACCGATCTTTGACTAGGGGAATCAATTGCTCTTCCGAAGCTTATCAGGCTGTTTTCACTAAACAATTTGTGAAAGTACACTTCTTCTTCCGAAGACCAACAAGTTCGAAGAACAACTTGTAACGGCACATTTTGATGTGATATAAGTTGCTCCAGTAAAGGGATAACACTACACTTTACTTGTGACAAATTGTAAGTAAGAATAACCCACAGAATAAAGTTGAACTGAATCATTTTAGAAGTCAAAGTTTACTGTCTGGGAGCAAACTGATTGCAGTACAGAGTGAGCCTCTTTTATATATCCTTGATTAAATGGTTCAATTAGATAAAATTGAGTTATTATGTTCACCTAGTAATTTCCGAATAGGGACAATTGATATGTCATCCCTGGATTTAAACTACAAGCTAAACTATATacaatttgaatatatttttaaacataacaaTTTAACAACTCCGACTCAAAGTCACACTACTGCGAAACATTGTCCAAAATCGTAATTATTCCACACGCAATCCGACCTCCTACGGTGTCTTCCTCTCCCTGGAATGACACCGGATTGTTGATGGACAGATCCGGGAACCGGTACACCTCCGAAGGCTTCTCGTGAATCACAATCGAACGGCCAATAATCCCGGCAAATCCAAACAGATTCACGTACGGACTGTGAAAATCGATCATCGCATTGCCGTCTTCCTTAACCTCAATGTTGCCAatctaaaacaacaacaaaaaagtaaaacaattcaaaaatcgtAAGGATACTTACGATGCTACTCCGGAAGTGGGGACCGGTCGACTTGCAGCCCTCCTTCATGTCGCCGAACGCGTGCACGTGGACGGCGTGCTTTCCCACCGGCAGCCCGGTCGCGTTGATTGCCGTCTCCACGTGGCCCGGGGCCCACTGGCGGAACGAAATGGTGCCCATAATTTGCTGCTCGGGGTTGTCCGCCACCAGGGTGGCGCCGGCCTTCCACGACGGTTCGGGCTGTTATTAAAGTTGAACAAACGTATTACAAAACAACAGctttagttttatttatttgcataaGAAATTAAAGATAAGCTGATTCGTTTATGAGAAGcagcccaaaaaaaaaaccatttcaaaaaagtttcattaaacTTCTAGtctgttttaatttttcaaaatatgaaaaatgaattcctattttttaaagaggaagaaaaacaactttaaaaacaattttagctaACTTTAGGGGAATtgcctatgaccaaagaattgATTTTGCAccacatacaattttggcagctgttcatataaaaatggtatgtaaatattctaaaatctacGTAGTCACAAAATGTGAAACTGTACAAAACCGTATATTTTTCAcatctttttatttgttttaggtgGCCACAATGAAGCATGGACAAAAATTTCTCGGAGATATGTTTTAAAAAGctcatgatttttcaaaacttatgaaaatgcaatttaaaaaaattactaagttttttttaaaagaaatatacaTTTTGCAAtcgataaaagtttgaaaacagtTGTATTTTCAAGTGAGGccaataaaaattttatttcaagtttgttCAAAACTTCCCCAAAAaacagggagcaaaaaaatgtattgctaataatttaaattatcattaaaaaaacccgatttaatcccaccaggggtgacatagagcctttcttactaaagaatataacatatctcaattcacaacatcgacttgatacaaaaaatcttatgatgagagcaaggtattattaatgatgtgttttctaaaagaaattgaaaatgcaattttcacctatctaatatttttaatcgtacaaattcttagcttccaatgcgcaagtgacgacacacaccgcggttttggttttctagttttggtacgagcccaaaaccgaacaaagcaggcgcaaagcaaaaccgagttaaccgcacagtgggaagcttgccattcagcgtctacgaaagtgagagagtcagagatagatatttttacaaccgcaccactacacactcaatcgcaatacctttggtagatagccattggcgtcgcgagcattgaaaactttgaaaacgatataaagcttagaagcttcgaaagctcctattggaatccaatgaactctgttaaataaaacgacacgacaaatgaagcctacttaaaggcgattttaggagcacacgggaaacaaattgattgtacccggatgaatgtcctatgtcaaaaaagtttttgcataaacattggacagttatgcaaaaacggacagagcaaaagaaaccaaaaagctacgatatcttacatgttgaaggaaacatcggtagacaagctactacgaacgagtataagtcgagccgaaacatatgcgccagcattctcgcgccagtattcgaagctcaacttgacaacttggcgacgaagcgtcgaaaatcgctgcagtgtgattttttagcgatttttcggtttaaaattcatgctgaatcgacatatttacgaagctggaaatgacgtcctggcttaaagtaaaacctatacctttctttagtaagaaaggcaaaaagtaaatcgatctaaaaattgatcgggattgccgatcgatgtcgaatttgtttcagatgctcacttatggtctgtactatgaatgtagcaagaaatttcgaataaaatcagaaatgaaaaatgttggcgaaggtcaccaggtgggcttttacctttttttagggaatttgtttcttatggtaggtcaatcaaacggctctaactccagaaccatattatgaatctggatgaaaatttgggaggttgtagggctcgaaaaatgcaatttttgagataaataaaaggtatgaaaatgaaaaattttgaccatattttcatttgaaaactgtgtattttctggaaaagtctggccgcatccgaaaacagatggataattcgaaatttgcgcggcaactcgcccaggttcagcacactagctttcatctgcatttaggagaatcgaaatcggatttatgggagctgagaacggcgcgacacaaaatttagcaaaattttaccacatacgaacatcactcgacctccacggaatttattttctcaaaattcgagggttcgagatagacgagttttatcaaggtgaatcgatagagcgtcgaaaatcgctgcagtgtgattttttagcgatttttcggtttaaaattcatgctgaatcgacatatttacgaagctggaaatgacgtcctggcttaaagtaaaacctatacctttctttagtaagaaaggcaaaaactgtaaaattgaTTGTTTACTATTGTTGAGACAGGCGGGAAGGTGCTACTCCGGGCACCGTTTTCGTGAGCATGTGGGaaataaaagaatttttttttttatttagaacaaattgcATAAAGCTTATTtgtgcattttaaattaaataaaagggTAATTCTCAACCAACTTACACGTATTCGtgttaagttttgaaaaagttggtcgtcatcgatcatggccgttcatggtcacccgcgacagacacggacgacgaaacaaaggagcaattctctaccaaaaccggaaatggattttatttgtattttttgatttggctcaaactttgtgggggccttccctatgaccaaatatgctatttacAAGTCTCCTatgcccatacaagtctccatacaattttggcaactgtccatacaaaaattgtatgtaaatattcaaacagctgtaacttttgagtgaattttctgatcaatttggtgtcttgggcaaagttgtaggtattgttgaggacttttgagaaaaaaaataggtacacggaaaaaaatttgcagattttttaatcaacttttttttcactaatactcaatttcccaaaatacgtattttttgattttcgagatttttttatatgttttaggggacaaaaatccgcaacttttgagctatagagaaacatggtcaaaaaatctgacgccgagtcatgattttttgaaaaaatagtgatttttggaaaacatcgaagttttatgcaaaaacaagtttgacattattttttaatgcaaaattgaatttgcaatcgaaaagtactttacagattttttgataaagggtttcgttttcaagatatagccaccgaatgtttgattttagcgaaaaatttgtgaccataagtgaccatttctaaaaatatattttttgaaaagttcagaaaatttgctataaaattgtctaagagacgttgaagattggacatcgggttgctgagatagagccgctttaagaaaaagaaacacgaaaattgagttttctaaatctcaccaaaataacccaccattttctattgacgatatctcagcaattaatggtatgattttcaatgttaatacatgaaacattcgtgaaattttccgatcttttcgaaaaaaatattatgaaattttttaaataagactagcattttaaatgggcgtaatattcagtatttggcccttttaaaatgttagtctgttagtcaatattttgcaattatttttcatgcaattttcccttcttaaatattcaaccattataagggatgtacattttttcttactttaaatATCTGACAAATGAgtagttatgaaattttcccttcttttattttaaattcaacttttagaagggaaaatttctaaaaaaactttttgaatgtttgacaattgagtttgtttatgaaatgttcccatcttttatataaaattcagcTAATAGTAGAAAAAGTCTCTTTAAAGATCCAAATTTTGCCACTCTTTAAACGTTTGATAATcgctttatttttatgttttcatgttccttctttaagattagttttgaataaatacaagaagggaaaattgcataaacaactttattgcaaaaaataaagcgacagagaaaaaatgtgcaaaaattatagaaatgtTTAAAGAGAACATCTATAAGAAAATTTGTCTTCTTAAAgttgaatataaaaaagatggaacttaattgaaaatatttaaagaatagCAAAATCGACATCCCTTCACCCAAAATACAGGGTCGAGAGTATTTTTCCATCAGGTACCAAATCATAcctgcaaaacaattaatttctttaattaattaaaacagtAAATCTTCAACAAGAGTCATAAATCGACATCTGACTACTCTTGTGTCACCAAGCTGTTGTGGCCAAGGCAGTTTAGTCATTGAGTTATTCTATTAAAGGTCCCTGGTTCAATTCCCGTAGACAACActtccggagtttttttttttttttttaagaggtccaataaaccaaatttccagtttttggtttttgggtgtttttgaaaccgccttgagtcagggttatttaaaaacactcaaaacgcaaaaactgaaaatttggtttattggaccattttttttttaaactccggacttttg from Culex quinquefasciatus strain JHB chromosome 3, VPISU_Cqui_1.0_pri_paternal, whole genome shotgun sequence includes:
- the LOC6041052 gene encoding superoxide dismutase [Cu-Zn]; this encodes MATSQLLPILLVVVAVTTVTGAKFQRAINDDVEFITPNAGGLGPVGLGPLGGPRGFRGIEILPRPEPSWKAGATLVADNPEQQIMGTISFRQWAPGHVETAINATGLPVGKHAVHVHAFGDMKEGCKSTGPHFRSSIIGNIEVKEDGNAMIDFHSPYVNLFGFAGIIGRSIVIHEKPSEVYRFPDLSINNPVSFQGEEDTVGGRIACGIITILDNVSQ
- the LOC119769848 gene encoding ionotropic receptor 75a-like isoform X1, which produces MITPSRNLNLGVILKAAIVCNSSADQSATLMNVELTKQLAFLLNVTINFVCFKAWEAARQGDDVDLIATPTYITTERLKQVHFLAMTGPLDYKFIFRSPKLSYTHNVFAVAFHYRVWLSILGLILLATVIQVVIIRVDRAVVHTDNPRDRSFAGVLLSMISLASQQEVLIASRTISSRTLSVVMLFSLMFLYISFSANIVGLIQSPSRTIRTLGDLRASGMELTVQDDRINRIFIGNQTNEHGFVPLPEGADRIRAGLYAFHGDTNLIYRYMIDHYKEEEKCNLQAINQLIPLNGYYSISKNSPYVEHIKVGLLALRERGFQARETEAHYTGKPPCLGDSVFDPIAMVDALFAMQLMGWVTGLAPVILGFELAEKRYGGVWRGALGKRLRSFSRRS
- the LOC119769848 gene encoding uncharacterized protein LOC119769848 isoform X2; the protein is MITPSRNLNLGVILKAAIVCNSSADQSATLMNVELTKQLAFLLNVTINFVCFKAWEAARQGDDVDLIATPTYITTERLKQVHFLAMTGPLDYKFIFRSPKLSYTHNVFAVAFHYRVWLSILGLILLATVIQVVIIRVDRAVVHTDNPRDRSFAGVLLSMISLASQQEVLIASRTISSRTLSVVMLFSLMFLYISFSANIVGLIQSPSRTIRTLGDLRASGMELTVQDDRINRIFIGVSHCLLALRERGFQARETEAHYTGKPPCLGDSVFDPIAMVDALFAMQLMGWVTGLAPVILGFELAEKRYGGVWRGALGKRLRSFSRRS
- the LOC119769832 gene encoding uncharacterized protein LOC119769832, whose translation is MAPPAKKAKTIPNRTSGIHCGLRGNEYQIFMTMYMLVRAHNKYPAHQDYELRIERPEPEVGKFDDIWLKVGNEEVFVQVKYDSVSPTLTEGMLQSKGKDDRFSLYKYSKSFKECRKLAAPQRGKQIWWNVLMTNLPLSGKVSDIFESFDVDCMLTKVLGTGDLVKLKTGKMQKELGASKEFYEDFLLSVGSETRKTNKSCFKKLQRIIQDEIERVMFEDAEHTIHRLRVKVVKWVCNKICRDEKHFNRKWVDDFFKDIQSDYKSIIEAYRLELKDRLELYEHVTIGDRRVDRLKQCMQNEKIILLSIVESSILRLKQIYQILKDEKFTYLLFSRLQNISTREKVLNALKQNDSSKMFWLFCMIGKMLKTCLNLHRKFTTCAPR